In Janthinobacterium sp. 67, a genomic segment contains:
- a CDS encoding thymidylate synthase codes for MQQYQDLIKTVLETGSWQDNRTGIRTLSVPGAMMRFDLANGNFPAVTTKKLAFKSVIGELCAFLRASRNAAEFRTLGCKVWDQNANENAQWLANPYREGEDDLGPVYGVQWRQWPAYKLLDAAQPAQIADAQANGFTLVAPIVEDGVQKVLLYKAVDQLRECLDTIMTNPGSRRILFHGWNPAVLDAVALPACHLLYQFIPNASTREISLCLYVRSNDIGLGTPFNIAEGAALLHLVARLTGYTPRWFTYFIGDAHIYENHLDMVEEQLKRTPFPAPRFVISERVPDYAKTGKYEPEWLEKIEPSDFSLEGYEHHAPIKAAMAV; via the coding sequence ATGCAGCAATATCAAGATTTGATCAAGACCGTGCTCGAAACGGGCAGCTGGCAAGACAACCGCACGGGCATCCGCACCCTGAGCGTGCCGGGTGCCATGATGCGTTTTGACTTGGCCAACGGCAACTTCCCTGCCGTGACGACCAAGAAACTGGCTTTCAAATCCGTGATCGGCGAACTGTGCGCCTTCCTGCGCGCCTCGCGCAACGCGGCCGAATTCCGCACGCTGGGCTGTAAGGTATGGGACCAGAACGCCAATGAAAACGCGCAATGGCTGGCCAACCCCTACCGCGAAGGCGAGGATGACCTCGGCCCCGTGTACGGCGTGCAATGGCGCCAATGGCCCGCCTATAAACTGCTGGACGCCGCCCAGCCCGCGCAGATCGCCGACGCGCAAGCGAACGGTTTTACCTTGGTTGCCCCCATCGTCGAAGACGGCGTGCAAAAAGTACTGTTGTACAAGGCCGTCGACCAGCTGCGTGAATGCCTGGACACCATCATGACCAATCCCGGCAGCCGCCGCATCCTGTTCCACGGCTGGAACCCGGCCGTGCTGGACGCCGTCGCCCTGCCCGCCTGCCACTTGCTGTACCAGTTCATCCCGAATGCCAGCACGCGCGAAATCTCGCTGTGCTTATATGTACGCAGCAACGATATCGGCCTGGGCACGCCATTCAACATCGCCGAAGGCGCGGCCCTGCTGCACCTGGTGGCACGCCTGACGGGCTACACGCCGCGCTGGTTCACCTATTTCATCGGCGACGCGCACATCTATGAAAACCACCTCGACATGGTGGAAGAGCAACTGAAGCGCACGCCCTTCCCGGCGCCGCGCTTCGTCATTTCCGAGCGCGTGCCCGATTACGCCAAGACGGGCAAGTACGAGCCGGAATGGCTGGAAAAGATCGAGCCGTCGGACTTCTCGCTGGAAGGCTATGAACACCATGCGCCGATCAAGGCGGCGATGGCCGTCTGA
- a CDS encoding SMI1/KNR4 family protein, which yields MAVAPLAALHRKLFDETDGSKFARLKERLLKKHAADERLAVLDILMAYARDGQLLHWRTFLMSDIVHLVEGSQHAAFFSWALEQPTLAYWGVDGLLKSTGVDAYAPLVALAASSATSLEVRAKAIKSLAMFSRQPFDQGLPSDPGHWKTEQLRLGAVLAWQADGYPDGAGYKAPATHYTLTQPLSRLEIAATFLERKLALQRQRKQDLAQPSNWLTVASAEDMAEIDAHWVLPEIYRRFLEWYSPLRVHVDGKRFPQGLHLYGAAELVKAQHGYSVHAVHHHQIAAWPPKLVVIADAGGDPYCVHLDERSIDGDLPVYRAEHGTGEWRFELHTDDFIDFLHQIALAA from the coding sequence ATGGCCGTCGCACCACTGGCAGCGCTGCACCGCAAGCTGTTTGACGAAACGGACGGCAGCAAGTTCGCACGGCTGAAAGAACGGCTGCTGAAAAAGCATGCCGCGGACGAGCGGCTGGCCGTGCTCGATATCCTGATGGCGTATGCGCGCGATGGGCAACTGCTGCACTGGCGCACCTTTCTAATGAGCGATATCGTGCATCTGGTGGAAGGCAGTCAACATGCGGCCTTTTTCTCCTGGGCACTGGAGCAGCCCACACTGGCGTACTGGGGCGTGGATGGCTTGCTGAAAAGTACAGGCGTGGACGCGTATGCGCCCTTGGTGGCTCTGGCAGCGTCGAGCGCCACCAGCCTGGAAGTGCGCGCCAAGGCGATCAAAAGCCTGGCCATGTTCAGCCGCCAGCCGTTTGACCAGGGTTTGCCGTCCGATCCCGGCCACTGGAAGACAGAGCAGTTGCGACTAGGCGCCGTACTGGCCTGGCAAGCGGACGGCTACCCTGACGGCGCAGGCTACAAGGCGCCCGCCACGCATTACACGCTGACCCAGCCGCTTTCGCGCCTGGAAATTGCAGCCACTTTCCTGGAACGAAAACTGGCGCTGCAGCGCCAGCGCAAACAGGACCTGGCGCAACCGTCGAACTGGCTGACGGTCGCCAGCGCCGAGGACATGGCCGAGATCGACGCGCACTGGGTATTGCCGGAGATATATCGCCGCTTCCTGGAATGGTATTCGCCGCTGCGCGTGCATGTCGACGGCAAGCGCTTCCCGCAGGGCCTGCATCTGTACGGGGCGGCCGAGCTGGTGAAGGCCCAGCACGGTTACTCCGTCCATGCCGTGCACCATCACCAAATCGCGGCCTGGCCACCGAAGCTGGTGGTGATTGCCGATGCGGGCGGCGACCCGTACTGCGTGCACCTGGACGAAAGAAGCATCGACGGCGACTTGCCCGTGTACCGCGCCGAACATGGCACTGGCGAGTGGCGCTTCGAGCTCCATACGGACGATTTCATCGACTTCCTGCACCAGATCGCGCTGGCGGCCTAG